Proteins from a genomic interval of Afifella aestuarii:
- a CDS encoding radical SAM/SPASM domain-containing protein: MGVEAKHSVPVLKDNVRLKPMQGYALAHGYHPSLIRMIHPSHAFFLSLCHGQMTSTEIAFLYGETFGLSPANARSQVLRLIEQNRMFLTEDHVPVREPGPDLHVKPRFEPKSFLYPGNDAVIASAMHGQWPVPAGINITLTFKCNFDCTYCYQDLQQKGDPRWDLTKCLEVVDEAADWGVVFLGLTGGEPTLFKGWLEVIERGLSRGMIPTITSNGTVIGSDQRIAQRLAKAGMEEITISFDAPTAELHDAVTRSRGQFQRVLNAIHYLTDAGIKVVVKSVLTPRTQHGVETMIDLLVTLGVAEIGISYMETGAIHSGANSETNVTDEELAQVRQKVAKKRDDYAALCRVHPPKDTSRKWSEDDWYPCGGINMGMSIFPTGDVSVCDKMHGVKDFTYGNVFEAGLKAIWNGDAFAALRERTVAPALIDPECARCSKLYACRTSCFVDSFNATGSYYAKDPHCGGPFFS, from the coding sequence ATGGGCGTTGAAGCGAAGCACTCCGTTCCTGTCCTGAAGGACAATGTGCGGCTGAAGCCGATGCAAGGCTACGCGCTGGCACATGGCTATCATCCTTCGCTCATCCGGATGATCCATCCCTCACACGCGTTTTTTCTGTCGCTCTGCCACGGCCAGATGACGTCCACCGAGATCGCCTTTCTGTATGGAGAGACCTTCGGGCTTTCTCCGGCGAACGCGCGATCGCAGGTGCTCCGGCTCATCGAGCAGAACCGGATGTTCCTGACGGAAGATCATGTGCCGGTCAGAGAGCCGGGGCCTGATCTGCACGTCAAACCGCGCTTCGAACCGAAGAGCTTTCTCTATCCCGGAAACGACGCGGTCATCGCGAGCGCCATGCATGGGCAATGGCCGGTGCCCGCAGGCATCAACATCACGCTGACCTTCAAATGCAATTTTGACTGCACCTATTGCTACCAGGACCTCCAGCAAAAGGGAGACCCGCGCTGGGACCTGACGAAGTGTCTGGAGGTGGTCGACGAGGCGGCGGATTGGGGTGTCGTGTTCCTGGGCCTCACGGGCGGCGAACCCACGCTCTTCAAGGGCTGGCTGGAGGTCATCGAGCGCGGCCTCAGCCGCGGCATGATTCCGACGATCACCAGCAACGGCACGGTGATCGGCTCGGATCAGAGGATCGCGCAACGTCTCGCCAAAGCGGGGATGGAGGAGATCACGATTTCCTTCGACGCGCCCACGGCAGAGCTTCACGACGCGGTGACGCGCTCCCGCGGTCAATTCCAGCGCGTGCTCAACGCCATCCACTATCTGACCGACGCCGGCATCAAGGTCGTCGTGAAGAGCGTGCTCACACCCAGGACACAACACGGCGTCGAGACGATGATCGACCTTCTCGTCACGCTCGGCGTTGCGGAGATCGGCATCTCCTACATGGAGACCGGCGCCATCCATTCCGGCGCCAATTCAGAGACGAACGTCACGGACGAAGAGCTCGCGCAGGTGCGCCAGAAGGTGGCGAAGAAGCGCGACGATTATGCCGCTCTATGCCGCGTTCATCCCCCCAAAGACACCAGCCGCAAATGGAGTGAAGACGACTGGTATCCCTGTGGCGGTATCAATATGGGCATGTCGATCTTTCCGACCGGCGATGTCTCCGTCTGCGACAAGATGCATGGCGTGAAGGACTTCACCTACGGCAACGTCTTCGAGGCCGGACTGAAAGCGATCTGGAACGGGGACGCGTTCGCAGCGCTGCGTGAGCGCACGGTGGCACCCGCTCTGATCGATCCGGAATGCGCGCGCTGCTCCAAGCTCTATGCCTGCCGCACCTCGTGTTTCGTGGATTCGTTCAACGCCACCGGCAGCTACTACGCCAAGGATCCGCATTGCGGCGGCCCGTTTTTCTCCTGA
- a CDS encoding exopolysaccharide biosynthesis protein: MESSPRNTTEVVDRLAETARQHERVSIGQMMDTFGHRSYGPFLLVPALIELSPIGGIPGVPTFLAAIVALFAGQMLFGRDHFWIPEFVSRQSVSARKLGEATQSMRAFARRLDRLFHGRLTRYASGPFVRVAAFICIVMTLTVPPLELIPFASSAPMGAIALIGLALLVCDGALMIAATGLAAVALVITASIFTPAL; the protein is encoded by the coding sequence ATGGAATCCAGTCCCCGCAACACCACCGAGGTCGTCGATCGCCTCGCCGAAACGGCACGCCAGCACGAGCGTGTCTCCATTGGACAGATGATGGACACGTTCGGCCACCGCAGCTACGGCCCCTTCCTCCTGGTCCCCGCCTTGATCGAGCTTTCGCCGATCGGCGGGATACCGGGCGTCCCCACCTTCCTCGCCGCCATCGTTGCGCTCTTCGCAGGCCAGATGCTGTTCGGCCGCGACCATTTCTGGATCCCGGAATTCGTCTCGCGCCAAAGCGTCTCCGCCAGGAAACTGGGCGAGGCGACACAATCCATGCGCGCCTTCGCGCGCCGCCTCGACCGCTTGTTCCACGGCCGGCTCACCCGCTACGCCAGCGGCCCCTTCGTGCGGGTCGCGGCCTTCATCTGCATCGTGATGACGCTGACCGTGCCGCCCCTGGAACTCATCCCGTTTGCGAGCAGCGCGCCGATGGGCGCCATCGCGCTCATCGGGCTCGCGCTCCTCGTCTGCGACGGTGCCCTGATGATCGCCGCCACAGGCCTCGCCGCCGTCGCCCTCGTGATCACGGCAAGCATCTTCACGCCGGCCCTTTAG